A genomic segment from Parachlamydiales bacterium encodes:
- the rplL gene encoding 50S ribosomal protein L7/L12, whose amino-acid sequence MSNSKHEKLVEELSNLTVLEMAELKTALEDKWGVKAAAAVSVAAAPAAAAPAEAEAESTEFDINLESVPADKKIGVIKIVREVTGLGLKEAKDLVDAAPKTLKENAPKAEAEDIKKKVEAAGGKVVLKGK is encoded by the coding sequence GTGAGTAACAGTAAACATGAGAAATTGGTAGAAGAACTCAGCAATCTAACAGTGTTGGAAATGGCTGAACTAAAAACAGCTCTAGAAGATAAGTGGGGCGTTAAGGCCGCAGCAGCAGTATCAGTTGCAGCAGCACCAGCAGCCGCAGCACCTGCAGAAGCAGAAGCTGAGTCCACAGAATTTGACATCAATCTAGAGTCAGTTCCTGCCGATAAGAAAATTGGCGTTATTAAAATCGTGCGCGAAGTCACCGGCCTTGGCTTGAAAGAAGCAAAAGACCTAGTAGACGCAGCTCCAAAAACGCTGAAAGAAAATGCACCTAAAGCAGAAGCTGAAGACATCAAAAAGAAAGTCGAAGCTGCTGGTGGTAAAGTAGTATTAAAAGGCAAATAA
- the rplJ gene encoding 50S ribosomal protein L10, translated as MRQDKHLLLDEVTESLQKFDHFFVMRYGNLNANQANSFRNEVAKKGGDVHILRKRLFSKAAVTMGYSMDHIPLEGHIGLVFASGDPVEMCKALIQFGKENNDTIALVGGRVDSQVLGQDQVAVLSKLPGKAEMQAQLLATFEAPLSQTLSVMEALISSVVYCLDNKVKKEGGEDTPAESA; from the coding sequence ATGAGACAAGATAAACATCTCCTTCTCGATGAAGTAACAGAAAGCCTCCAAAAGTTTGATCACTTTTTCGTGATGCGCTACGGTAACCTAAACGCCAATCAAGCTAACAGCTTCCGCAACGAAGTAGCTAAGAAAGGCGGCGATGTACATATCCTTCGTAAAAGACTGTTCTCCAAAGCAGCAGTAACCATGGGTTACAGCATGGATCACATTCCTCTCGAAGGACATATCGGCCTCGTATTTGCATCCGGTGATCCGGTTGAAATGTGCAAAGCGCTCATTCAGTTCGGCAAAGAAAACAACGACACCATCGCTTTAGTTGGCGGACGCGTAGACAGCCAAGTGTTAGGTCAAGATCAAGTGGCCGTACTGTCTAAACTCCCAGGCAAAGCAGAAATGCAAGCTCAATTGCTTGCAACATTCGAAGCGCCCTTGTCGCAGACACTGTCTGTTATGGAAGCGCTCATATCCAGCGTCGTGTACTGCCTGGACAACAAAGTCAAAAAAGAAGGCGGCGAAGACACTCCCGCAGAAAGCGCTTAA
- the nusG gene encoding transcription termination/antitermination protein NusG, producing the protein MHKWYVVQVLSTHEKKVKKALEEQLEHQGMAGFIDKIMVPTENVSEVKKGQQKIVEKRLWPGYILVKMILNDDSWSYVKGTAGVIDFLGGKSPTSLTDSEVQEILKDLENKKQTVTHKHKIDVGDHVKIVDGVFVNFIGTVTEVFHDKGRLSVMVSIFGRETRVDDLEFSQVEEVTEEETAN; encoded by the coding sequence ATGCATAAATGGTACGTTGTACAAGTTCTCTCGACGCACGAGAAAAAAGTTAAAAAAGCTCTAGAAGAGCAGCTTGAACACCAAGGGATGGCTGGGTTTATTGATAAAATCATGGTACCCACAGAAAACGTCTCTGAAGTGAAGAAAGGGCAACAAAAAATCGTTGAAAAAAGATTGTGGCCTGGATACATCCTTGTCAAAATGATCTTGAACGACGATTCGTGGAGCTACGTCAAAGGAACAGCTGGTGTGATCGATTTCCTAGGCGGAAAGTCACCCACTTCGCTCACTGACTCCGAAGTACAAGAAATACTTAAAGATCTTGAAAACAAAAAACAAACTGTTACGCACAAACATAAAATTGATGTGGGTGACCACGTTAAAATTGTTGACGGTGTCTTTGTTAACTTCATCGGCACAGTGACAGAAGTCTTCCACGATAAAGGACGCTTAAGCGTCATGGTTTCCATCTTCGGAAGAGAAACCCGCGTGGATGACCTCGAGTTCTCACAAGTTGAAGAAGTAACAGAAGAAGAAACAGCTAATTAG
- the rplA gene encoding 50S ribosomal protein L1, which translates to MGQKSKRVREMDKLVDATKVYSVNDAIAILKKSPPVKFEQSVEISLRLGIDPRQSNQNVRGTVALPKGSGKTLRILVFAKGDKAHDAEQAGADFVGSQELVDKVAGGWTDFDAVIATPDMMREVGKLGKVLGPRGLMPTPKAGTVTTDVTTAIRELKAGKIEFKSDRHGVVNSLVGKLNFAAENIAENITSFIAAVVRAKPPTAKGQYVKGVCLSSTMGPGMKIDMRELDLS; encoded by the coding sequence ATGGGTCAAAAAAGCAAACGCGTTCGGGAGATGGACAAGTTAGTTGATGCCACGAAAGTGTACTCAGTTAATGATGCTATCGCTATTTTAAAGAAATCTCCACCTGTTAAATTTGAACAGTCTGTGGAAATTTCACTGCGGCTTGGTATAGACCCGCGTCAATCCAATCAAAACGTTAGAGGGACTGTAGCTTTACCGAAAGGTTCAGGAAAAACTCTGCGTATATTGGTGTTTGCTAAAGGCGACAAGGCACATGATGCCGAACAAGCCGGTGCCGATTTCGTCGGTTCCCAAGAGCTTGTAGATAAAGTCGCTGGTGGTTGGACAGATTTTGACGCGGTCATCGCCACGCCGGATATGATGCGCGAAGTAGGTAAACTAGGTAAAGTACTCGGCCCCCGCGGTCTGATGCCTACTCCAAAAGCCGGAACGGTGACTACTGATGTAACCACCGCCATTCGCGAACTCAAAGCAGGTAAAATCGAGTTTAAATCCGACAGACACGGTGTTGTTAACTCACTCGTCGGTAAACTTAATTTTGCAGCAGAAAATATAGCTGAAAATATCACATCTTTCATCGCCGCTGTTGTAAGAGCTAAACCTCCTACAGCAAAAGGTCAATATGTAAAGGGAGTATGCCTCTCTTCCACAATGGGCCCAGGTATGAAAATCGATATGCGCGAACTGGATCTATCATAG
- the infA gene encoding translation initiation factor IF-1, which translates to MPKEDTFKLEGVVVEPLPNATFRVKLTNGTIVTAHLCGKMRMKNIRVLAGDKVTVEMSPYDLSQARIIYRQK; encoded by the coding sequence ATGCCAAAAGAAGATACTTTTAAGCTAGAAGGGGTGGTCGTAGAACCTCTACCGAACGCAACATTCCGCGTTAAGCTAACCAATGGAACTATTGTAACTGCTCACCTATGCGGTAAGATGCGAATGAAAAACATTCGTGTTCTCGCTGGGGATAAAGTGACAGTAGAGATGTCGCCTTACGATCTTTCGCAAGCGCGAATTATCTATCGGCAAAAATGA
- the rpoB gene encoding DNA-directed RNA polymerase subunit beta, protein MLLKPPRRVSFHEKEEIIDLPNLIEVQIKSYNSFLQANKFPHERDNNGLQEVFNEIFPIKSYDEKTILEFISYSLGVPKYLPEECIRRGITYNVTLKVKFRLTDETGIKEEEVYMGTIPIMTDKGTFIINGAERVVVSQLHRSPGICFEVERHPRGNVLHSFRIIPYRGSWLEASFDSNDLVYIYIDRKKRRRKILATTFIRALGYSTNADIIEEFFSTRKMKIASEKDFAKLVGKVLAEDVMDEDSGVVFGRAAEKLTTAMLKRMADAGIEMVRIAEDADESSPIIKMLAKDATDSYESALKDFYRKIRPGEPATLSNARSAMMRLFFDPKRYNLGRVGRYKLNSKLGVEIDDETLQVVTLTKEDVIGALKYLIRLKQGDEDANIDDIDHLGNRRVRSVGELIQNQCRIGLARMEKIIRERMNLFDFSSDTLTPGKIVSAKGLSGVLKDFFGRSQLSQFMDQTNPIAELTHKRRLSSLGPGGLNRDRAGFEVRDVHSSHYGRICPIETPEGPNIGLITSLSSFAKINEFGFIETPYRIVRDGIVTEEIEYMTADQEERCVIAQASAKLDEYKMFIDPIVWVRYKGEPSEMENSRVNYMDVSPKQLVSIVTGLIPFLEHDDANRALMGSNMQRQGVPLLKPEAPIVGTGLEARAARDSGAVVVAQEDGIVDYVDGTKIVIAPKDNRLEKKTYHLKKFLRSNAGTCLNQVPLCNIGDQIRAGDVIADGPATDKGEVALGKNVLVAFMPWYGYNYEDAIIISEKNLREDAFTSIYIEEFELTARDTKLGKEEITRDIPNVSEEALVNLGEDGIIRIGAEVKPGDILVGKISPKSETELAPEERLLRAIFGEKAGDVKDSSLVAPPGTEGVVQDVKVFSRRDRLSKSDDELVEEAAALRDIQREYKAKIGEARTERHEKIGALLLNEKAPAAIIHRRTAEIIVDKGEVITQDIIEHLEKEFIEDLLMPSHEIYDTLKQLLHDYDIRLQTLESQLKTEVELLRKGDTELDPGIIRQVKVYVACKRKLQVGDKMAGRHGNKGVVSKIVPEADMPFLPDGRSIEIILNPLGVPSRMNMGQLFETHLGFVAKHVGIYVQSPVFEGFPEDEIWSMMRDAGMPQDGKFWLYDGFNGDRYDNRVVVGYIYMMKLSHLVADKIHARAVGPYSLVTQQPLGGKAQMGGQRFGEMEVWAAEAYGAAHLLQELLTVKSDDVVGRTRIYESIVKGENLLRPGTPESFNVLIKEMQGLGLDIRAERVGQ, encoded by the coding sequence ATGTTACTTAAGCCACCTCGTCGAGTGAGCTTCCACGAAAAGGAAGAAATCATCGATCTCCCCAATCTAATTGAGGTTCAGATCAAGTCGTATAACTCTTTTCTGCAAGCGAATAAATTTCCTCATGAAAGAGATAATAACGGCTTGCAAGAAGTGTTTAATGAAATTTTCCCCATAAAATCGTACGATGAAAAGACGATTTTAGAGTTTATCTCTTACAGCCTGGGAGTTCCCAAATATTTACCGGAAGAGTGTATACGTCGTGGGATTACCTACAACGTTACTCTGAAAGTGAAATTCCGCCTCACGGATGAGACGGGGATCAAGGAAGAAGAAGTCTATATGGGTACCATCCCCATTATGACCGATAAAGGGACTTTCATTATCAATGGAGCCGAAAGAGTCGTTGTTTCTCAGCTCCACCGCTCGCCCGGTATTTGTTTCGAAGTGGAACGCCACCCACGCGGCAACGTCCTACACTCCTTCCGCATTATTCCTTATCGCGGAAGCTGGTTAGAAGCTTCTTTTGACTCCAATGACCTCGTCTATATCTATATCGATAGAAAAAAACGCCGCCGTAAAATTCTGGCCACCACCTTCATCCGTGCTTTAGGCTACTCCACAAACGCAGATATCATCGAGGAATTCTTCAGCACACGCAAAATGAAGATCGCTTCCGAAAAAGATTTCGCTAAACTGGTCGGTAAAGTTCTAGCAGAAGATGTAATGGATGAAGATAGCGGAGTTGTCTTTGGCCGCGCTGCTGAAAAATTGACCACAGCAATGTTAAAACGCATGGCCGATGCAGGCATCGAAATGGTCCGTATCGCAGAAGATGCAGACGAATCCAGCCCTATCATCAAAATGTTAGCTAAGGATGCAACAGATTCTTATGAATCTGCCCTAAAAGACTTCTATCGTAAAATTAGACCCGGTGAACCCGCTACATTATCAAACGCCCGTTCGGCTATGATGCGCCTTTTCTTCGATCCGAAACGCTACAACCTCGGAAGAGTAGGCCGCTATAAACTGAACAGCAAACTCGGTGTCGAAATCGATGACGAAACTTTGCAAGTGGTGACATTGACGAAAGAAGACGTTATCGGCGCTCTAAAATACCTCATCCGCTTAAAACAAGGCGATGAAGATGCTAATATCGACGATATCGATCACTTAGGCAACCGTCGCGTCCGTTCCGTAGGGGAGTTAATCCAAAACCAATGCCGTATCGGCTTGGCGAGAATGGAGAAAATCATCCGCGAAAGAATGAACTTGTTCGACTTCTCCTCAGATACTCTGACTCCAGGCAAAATTGTTTCTGCCAAAGGTCTCTCCGGTGTGCTTAAGGACTTCTTCGGACGTTCTCAGCTCTCCCAGTTCATGGACCAGACCAACCCGATCGCTGAATTGACACACAAACGTCGTCTCTCCTCCCTCGGGCCAGGCGGCTTAAACCGTGACCGTGCAGGCTTTGAAGTACGTGACGTTCACTCCAGCCACTATGGTCGTATCTGCCCGATCGAAACACCTGAAGGTCCGAACATCGGTCTTATCACATCGCTGTCTTCCTTCGCGAAAATTAACGAGTTCGGTTTTATCGAGACTCCTTATCGCATCGTCAGAGACGGTATTGTGACTGAAGAAATCGAGTACATGACTGCTGACCAAGAAGAGCGCTGCGTTATCGCCCAGGCCTCTGCGAAACTCGACGAATATAAAATGTTCATCGATCCTATCGTATGGGTACGCTACAAAGGTGAACCCTCCGAAATGGAGAACTCCCGCGTTAACTACATGGACGTTTCGCCTAAACAGCTCGTCTCCATCGTCACCGGCCTAATTCCATTCCTCGAGCATGATGACGCCAACCGCGCACTCATGGGCTCAAACATGCAACGCCAAGGTGTTCCTCTGCTTAAACCAGAAGCACCGATCGTAGGTACAGGCCTCGAAGCCCGCGCTGCACGCGACTCCGGCGCTGTTGTTGTAGCACAAGAAGACGGTATAGTAGATTATGTCGATGGTACAAAAATCGTCATCGCTCCTAAAGACAACCGTCTCGAGAAGAAAACATACCACCTCAAGAAATTCCTCCGTTCCAATGCAGGCACTTGCTTAAACCAAGTTCCTCTTTGCAACATCGGCGACCAAATCCGCGCCGGGGATGTTATTGCTGATGGTCCTGCTACTGATAAAGGCGAAGTCGCCCTCGGTAAAAACGTTCTAGTGGCCTTTATGCCATGGTACGGTTACAACTACGAGGATGCGATCATCATCTCGGAGAAAAACCTCCGCGAAGATGCCTTCACTTCGATCTACATCGAAGAATTCGAGCTGACCGCACGCGATACAAAACTAGGCAAGGAAGAAATCACACGCGATATTCCTAACGTCTCTGAAGAAGCTCTTGTTAACTTAGGCGAAGACGGCATTATCCGTATCGGTGCTGAAGTTAAACCCGGCGATATCCTTGTCGGTAAGATCTCTCCTAAATCTGAAACAGAACTCGCTCCGGAAGAAAGATTGCTAAGAGCTATCTTCGGTGAAAAAGCTGGCGATGTTAAAGACTCCTCCCTCGTAGCCCCTCCAGGTACCGAAGGCGTTGTCCAAGACGTTAAAGTTTTCAGCCGCCGCGACCGTCTTTCTAAATCCGATGACGAACTTGTGGAAGAAGCTGCAGCTTTACGCGATATTCAACGCGAATATAAAGCAAAAATCGGTGAAGCAAGAACAGAACGCCATGAGAAGATCGGCGCTTTGCTCCTCAACGAAAAAGCCCCTGCTGCTATCATCCATAGACGTACAGCCGAGATCATCGTCGACAAAGGCGAAGTCATCACGCAAGATATCATCGAACACTTGGAAAAAGAGTTCATTGAAGACCTACTGATGCCTTCACACGAAATATACGATACTCTTAAACAACTTCTGCACGACTACGATATCCGCCTTCAAACATTGGAATCACAGTTAAAAACCGAAGTGGAACTTCTCCGTAAAGGGGATACCGAACTCGATCCAGGCATCATCCGCCAAGTAAAAGTTTATGTTGCTTGCAAACGTAAACTCCAAGTCGGCGATAAGATGGCGGGACGTCACGGTAACAAGGGTGTAGTTTCTAAGATCGTCCCAGAGGCTGATATGCCTTTCCTACCAGATGGACGTTCCATTGAAATCATCCTTAACCCACTCGGCGTACCTTCCCGTATGAATATGGGTCAGCTGTTCGAAACACATCTAGGCTTCGTGGCTAAACATGTCGGCATCTATGTCCAAAGCCCTGTCTTCGAAGGATTCCCAGAAGACGAGATCTGGTCCATGATGCGCGATGCAGGAATGCCGCAAGACGGTAAGTTCTGGCTCTATGATGGTTTCAACGGCGATCGCTATGATAATAGGGTTGTTGTCGGCTACATCTATATGATGAAGCTAAGCCACCTTGTTGCGGACAAAATCCACGCACGCGCCGTTGGCCCTTACTCTTTAGTTACGCAACAACCTCTCGGCGGTAAAGCCCAGATGGGTGGTCAGCGTTTCGGGGAGATGGAAGTGTGGGCCGCGGAAGCTTATGGCGCCGCTCACTTGCTGCAGGAACTGCTTACAGTCAAATCGGACGATGTTGTCGGACGTACGCGTATCTACGAATCTATCGTTAAAGGCGAAAACTTATTACGCCCCGGCACGCCAGAATCGTTCAACGTTTTGATTAAAGAAATGCAAGGCCTCGGCCTCGATATCCGCGCTGAACGCGTCGGTCAATAG
- a CDS encoding DUF1295 domain-containing protein, giving the protein MVTLFQMIGASFVLVQLLMFILWGIYTRQRNTAIVDVGWAVGFILTMVAYFFLGYGSFWKTLLLLLMVVLWASRLAFYLFDRLINNVEDPRYAELRKRWGDSNGDVKVLVLFVFQGVLVTVLTLPFLLVACCPNPIWTGWEIFGALLWAVGLAGETYADENLRQYKAAQTGEVCKKGLWYYSRHPNYFFEWIIWLGFAFYALSSTAGILAFISPALMYYILRYISVPLTEAHLLQSKGENYKQYQETTNEFFPWFPAKKADSP; this is encoded by the coding sequence ATGGTTACTCTTTTCCAGATGATCGGCGCCAGCTTTGTCTTGGTCCAATTGCTAATGTTCATATTGTGGGGCATTTATACGCGTCAAAGGAATACCGCAATAGTCGACGTGGGCTGGGCTGTAGGATTTATACTTACAATGGTCGCTTATTTTTTCCTGGGATATGGCAGCTTCTGGAAAACTCTCCTTCTTCTTCTGATGGTCGTTTTATGGGCAAGCCGTCTAGCTTTCTACCTTTTCGACCGTCTAATCAATAATGTGGAGGATCCACGCTATGCAGAGCTGCGCAAACGCTGGGGCGACTCAAACGGTGATGTTAAAGTTTTAGTTCTCTTTGTATTCCAAGGGGTTTTAGTTACCGTTTTAACCTTGCCCTTTCTTTTAGTTGCATGCTGTCCTAATCCCATATGGACAGGTTGGGAGATCTTCGGGGCGCTTCTGTGGGCTGTAGGTTTAGCAGGCGAGACGTACGCTGACGAAAACTTGCGACAGTATAAAGCCGCCCAAACAGGAGAAGTATGCAAAAAAGGTCTCTGGTATTACTCACGTCATCCCAACTACTTTTTTGAATGGATTATTTGGCTTGGTTTCGCTTTCTATGCTCTTTCCTCTACGGCAGGTATTTTAGCCTTCATTTCTCCGGCCTTAATGTACTATATTCTGCGATATATCAGCGTTCCCTTGACTGAAGCGCATCTTTTACAGTCAAAAGGGGAGAATTATAAACAATATCAAGAAACCACTAATGAATTTTTTCCATGGTTTCCGGCGAAAAAAGCGGATTCTCCTTGA
- a CDS encoding SufE family protein — MDFESAMMECQERQQEIERLFVACNDDEKRYEKIIEMGRSALPLNDKYKIPENNVPGCQSLMFMHAWMEKERIYFAAESEALISSGLAQLLIKVYSGSTPEVVLKCPPEFLDRLHLNSMLSPNRASGLYSIHLKMKQQALKLLLAKS, encoded by the coding sequence TTGGATTTTGAAAGTGCGATGATGGAATGCCAAGAGCGTCAGCAGGAAATTGAAAGATTGTTCGTTGCTTGTAATGATGATGAGAAGCGATATGAGAAAATCATTGAGATGGGGCGCAGTGCGTTGCCGCTTAATGATAAATATAAGATTCCCGAAAATAATGTTCCCGGCTGTCAAAGTTTAATGTTTATGCATGCGTGGATGGAAAAAGAGCGGATTTATTTCGCTGCCGAGTCTGAAGCCTTGATTTCCTCGGGTCTGGCACAGCTGCTGATTAAGGTTTATAGCGGATCGACGCCGGAAGTCGTTTTGAAGTGCCCCCCGGAGTTTCTAGATCGTTTGCATTTAAACTCCATGCTCTCTCCTAATAGGGCTAGCGGGCTGTATAGTATACACTTGAAGATGAAGCAGCAGGCCTTGAAGTTGTTGTTAGCCAAGTCGTAA
- the rplK gene encoding 50S ribosomal protein L11, whose amino-acid sequence MAKKKITKIIKLQIPAGKANPAPPIGPALGGAGVNIMAFCKEYNAKTQSMAGDILPVIITVYADKSFTFITKKPPVAELLKKAAGVQKGSAIPNRNKVGKVTRADTLKIAETKLQDMNARDLDQAALMVAGTARSMGLDVVN is encoded by the coding sequence ATGGCTAAGAAGAAAATCACAAAAATTATTAAGTTGCAGATCCCTGCCGGAAAAGCAAACCCAGCTCCGCCCATCGGTCCAGCACTCGGCGGTGCAGGCGTTAACATTATGGCATTCTGCAAAGAGTATAATGCGAAAACACAAAGTATGGCAGGAGATATCCTCCCTGTCATCATTACCGTCTATGCTGATAAATCTTTTACATTTATCACAAAAAAACCTCCAGTCGCTGAACTGCTTAAAAAAGCAGCCGGCGTCCAGAAAGGCTCAGCTATTCCTAACCGTAACAAAGTAGGCAAAGTCACTCGCGCCGACACTCTTAAAATTGCAGAAACAAAACTGCAAGATATGAATGCTCGTGATCTAGACCAAGCCGCTCTTATGGTTGCAGGTACTGCTCGCTCCATGGGATTGGATGTGGTCAACTAG
- the tuf gene encoding elongation factor Tu, producing MAKEAFKRTKPHVNIGTIGHVDHGKTTTTAAITKVLSEKYGGQARSFASIDNTPEERARGITINASHVEYETANRHYAHVDCPGHADYVKNMITGAAQMDGAILVVAATDGAMPQTREHILLAHQMQVPAVVVFLNKCDMLGEADAELIDLVEMEVHELLESRGYKNSPIIRGSGLRALENDPYYVQKILELMEAVDNFIPEPAREVDKPFLMPIEDVFSISGRGTVVTGRVERGSVKLNDKLELIGLRETRQTVATGLEMFQKTLDIANAGENVGILLRGINKEDVERGMVLAAPGTCTPHSEFKGNVYVLTKEEGGRHKPFFSGYRPQLYIRTTDVTGTVELPADVEMVMPGDDVSLTVKLLAPVAMEQGMRFAIREGGRTIGAGLVTEIIK from the coding sequence ATGGCTAAAGAAGCTTTTAAGCGTACCAAGCCACATGTCAACATCGGTACTATCGGCCACGTTGACCATGGCAAAACTACAACAACCGCAGCGATCACTAAAGTATTGTCCGAAAAATACGGCGGCCAAGCCCGTTCTTTCGCCAGTATCGACAATACACCAGAAGAACGCGCACGCGGTATCACCATTAATGCTAGCCACGTCGAGTATGAGACTGCAAATCGTCACTACGCTCACGTTGACTGCCCAGGCCACGCCGACTATGTCAAGAACATGATCACCGGTGCCGCACAGATGGACGGAGCAATCCTCGTCGTCGCAGCAACTGACGGTGCTATGCCTCAAACACGCGAGCACATTCTGCTTGCTCACCAGATGCAAGTTCCTGCCGTTGTCGTATTCCTCAACAAATGCGATATGCTCGGCGAAGCTGACGCAGAACTGATCGACCTCGTGGAAATGGAAGTACATGAACTACTAGAGTCTCGCGGCTACAAAAACAGCCCGATCATTCGTGGTTCAGGACTACGCGCCCTCGAAAACGATCCGTACTATGTGCAAAAAATCCTAGAGCTGATGGAAGCTGTAGACAACTTCATCCCAGAACCTGCTCGCGAAGTTGACAAGCCCTTCCTAATGCCAATCGAAGACGTATTCTCCATCTCAGGTCGCGGTACTGTAGTTACAGGTCGTGTCGAGCGCGGAAGCGTCAAATTGAACGATAAGCTAGAACTCATCGGTTTGCGTGAAACACGTCAAACAGTTGCTACCGGCTTGGAAATGTTCCAAAAAACTTTGGACATTGCTAACGCAGGTGAGAACGTAGGTATTCTTCTCCGCGGTATCAACAAAGAAGACGTAGAGCGCGGTATGGTTCTTGCTGCTCCTGGCACATGCACACCGCATAGCGAATTCAAAGGTAACGTTTACGTTCTAACTAAAGAAGAAGGCGGCCGTCATAAGCCATTCTTCTCCGGCTACCGTCCTCAGTTGTACATCCGTACAACAGACGTAACTGGTACAGTAGAACTTCCAGCAGACGTAGAAATGGTTATGCCTGGCGATGACGTCAGCTTAACAGTAAAATTGCTCGCTCCTGTTGCGATGGAACAAGGTATGCGCTTCGCGATTCGCGAAGGCGGCCGTACTATCGGTGCAGGTCTCGTAACTGAGATCATTAAGTAA
- the secE gene encoding preprotein translocase subunit SecE: MTVDSKIMEIKKTQPQVTTATPTPTTAPAVSTRGFADYIAGVKAEFFKITWTSRDELIVYTQIVVVATFVMGLAVFFTDVLIRAGLSAIGGLIHFIFG, encoded by the coding sequence GTGACAGTGGATTCCAAGATAATGGAAATTAAAAAAACACAGCCGCAAGTAACAACAGCAACACCGACTCCGACAACAGCGCCGGCAGTCAGTACAAGAGGATTTGCTGATTATATCGCGGGTGTTAAAGCCGAATTTTTTAAGATTACGTGGACATCACGCGATGAGCTGATAGTCTACACACAAATCGTCGTAGTTGCGACATTTGTTATGGGGTTGGCCGTCTTTTTTACCGACGTCCTCATTCGAGCTGGTTTATCAGCGATCGGAGGCCTCATCCACTTCATATTTGGCTAA